One Suncus etruscus isolate mSunEtr1 chromosome 13, mSunEtr1.pri.cur, whole genome shotgun sequence genomic region harbors:
- the LOC126026148 gene encoding carbonyl reductase [NADPH] 3, whose translation MSSYSRVALVTGSNKGIGFAIARELCRQFSGDVVLTARDPDRGQAAVKQLQAEGLSPRFHQLDIDDPQSIRALRDFLRKEYGGLNVLVNNAGIAFKVNDPTPFDVQAEKTLKTNFFATRNVCTELLPIMKPHGRVVNISSLQGSRALDGCSEELQEKFHSAALTEEDLVDLMKKFVEDARNEVHEREGWPSSAYGVSKLGVTVLSRILARRLDEKREGDRILLNACCPGWVKTDMAGDQGTRTPEEGADTPVYLALLPPDATEPQGQLVRDRVVQPW comes from the exons ATGTCGTCCTACAGCCGCGTGGCGCTGGTGACCGGCTCCAACAAGGGCATCGGCTTCGCCATCGCGCGCGAGCTGTGCCGGCAGTTCTCCGGGGATGTGGTGCTCACGGCGCGGGATCCAGACCGGGGCCAGGCGGCCGTGAAACAGCTACAGGCCGAGGGCCTGAGTCCCCGCTTCCACCAGCTGGACATCGACGACCCGCAGAGCATCCGCGCGCTGCGCGATTTCTTGCGCAAGGAATACGGGGGGCTCAACGTGCTGGTCAACAACGCGGGCATTGCCTTCAAAG TCAATGACCCAACGCCCTTTGACGTTCAGGCGGAGAAGACACTCAAGACCAACTTCTTTGCCACTAGGAATGTCTGCACTGAATTATTGCCCATTATGAAGCCACATG GCCGGGTGGTGAACATCAGCAGCCTGCAGGGTTCCCGCGCCCTGGACGGCTGCAGCGAGGAGCTGCAGGAAAAGTTCCACAGTGCCGCCCTCACCGAGGAGGACCTGGTGGACCTCATGAAGAAGTTTGTGGAAGATGCCAGAAACGAGGTGCACGAGCGGGAGGGCTGGCCCAGCTCGGCCTACGGGGTCTCCAAGCTGGGGGTGACGGTCCTGTCCAGAATCCTGGCGAGGCGTCTGGACGAGAAACGGGAGGGAGACCGGATCCTGTTGAATGCCTGCTGCCCTGGCTGGGTGAAGACAGACATGGCCGGGGACCAAGGCACCCGGACCCCGGAGGAGGGCGCCGACACTCCCGTTTACTTGGCCCTGTTGCCTCCAGATGCCACCGAGCCACAGGGCCAGCTGGTCCGGGACAGAGTGGTGCAGCCCTGGTGA